GCGTATTACCGAAGACACGCGAGTCCGTGCTTCGGTGCCTGCCATTCGCATGGCGCTGGATGCCGGCGCTGCGGTGATGGTCACTTCGCACCTGGGGCGGCCCAAAGAAGGCGAGTGCCAGCCCGTGGATTCTCTGGAACCCGTGGTGCAACGTCTGTCCGAATTGCTGGGCATGCCGGTTGAGCTGCGGCGCAATTGGCTGGATGGCGTGCAGGTGTCGCCCGGTCAGCTTGTTTTGTTGGAGAACTGCCGCTGCAACGTCGGTGAAAAGAAGAATGATCCTGAGTTGGCCCGCAAAATGGCCGCTTTGTGTGACGTTTACGTAAACGATGCCTTCGGTACGGCTCACCGTGCCGAGGCCACCACGGAAGGGATCGCCCGTTTTGCGCCGGTGGCTTGCGCTGGCCCCTTGCTGGAAGCCGAGTTGAACGCTCTGGGGCGTGCCTTGAACCAGCCTGCGCGGCCCTTGGTAGCCATTGTGGGGGGGGCCAAGGTCTCCACCAAACTGTCCATCCTGCGCGCTTTGGCTGAAAAAGTTGATCAGCTGGTGGTCGGTGGCGGCATTGCCAACACCTTTATGATGGCTAGCGGCTTGTCCGTGGGCAAGTCACTGGTCGAAGAAAGCCAGTTGGAAGAAGCTCGCGAGGTGATCCGCATCATGAAAGAGCGCGGTGCCGACGTGCCTATCCCCGTTGATGTGGTGTGCGCCAAGTCTTTTGCGGCTGATGCTACCGCTGAAATCAAGGCTGCTGACCAGGTTCAGGATGATGACATGATTCTGGATGTGGGCCCTGAAACGGCGCGCCAGATCGCTGACATCATCGCCAAGGCCGGTACGGTTGTCTGGAATGGCCCTCTGGGCGTGTTCGAGTTCCCGGCCTTTGCACAAGGTACGGCAAGCTTGTCGCGCGCGATTGCCGATTCCAAGGCTTTCTCGATTGCAGGGGGGGGCGACACCCTGGCGGCGATTGCCCAATTCAATATTGGTGAAGAGGTGGATTACATCTCCACCGGCGGCGGTGCATTCCTGGAGTTCCTGGAAGGCAAACGTCTGCCCGCTGTGGCTGCCCTGGAA
This genomic interval from Alcaligenes ammonioxydans contains the following:
- a CDS encoding phosphoglycerate kinase, which produces MSTSIKTLSALAETDALRGKRVFIRSDLNVPLQDGRITEDTRVRASVPAIRMALDAGAAVMVTSHLGRPKEGECQPVDSLEPVVQRLSELLGMPVELRRNWLDGVQVSPGQLVLLENCRCNVGEKKNDPELARKMAALCDVYVNDAFGTAHRAEATTEGIARFAPVACAGPLLEAELNALGRALNQPARPLVAIVGGAKVSTKLSILRALAEKVDQLVVGGGIANTFMMASGLSVGKSLVEESQLEEAREVIRIMKERGADVPIPVDVVCAKSFAADATAEIKAADQVQDDDMILDVGPETARQIADIIAKAGTVVWNGPLGVFEFPAFAQGTASLSRAIADSKAFSIAGGGDTLAAIAQFNIGEEVDYISTGGGAFLEFLEGKRLPAVAALEDKA